Below is a window of Corvus cornix cornix isolate S_Up_H32 chromosome 2, ASM73873v5, whole genome shotgun sequence DNA.
ATATTAGGATGGTTCAGCTTGTTTactgcaacaaaacaaaaccagagaggaGACACAGGTGCTGTCTATAAATATATCAGGAAACTAAACATGAAGGATGAAAACCATCTAATTGAAGGGGAAAGACACAAGAACAAACAGATATGTACTATTCAGTAATAAACATATCAGGAAATCAGAATAATAGTTTCTAGTCACTACTGCAATTGAATAATGAAACTGCTTTCCATGGAATTAGTgggaacaaaaatatttctgtttttaatatgGCACTTCATAAATGTATGAGGTGATTGTACAACAGAGCTTTTTTGTAGCGGCAGGGAACTAGGCCCTGTCATTCAGGAGGAATGTTCTGTGTTACCATGCCAATTCATAGAACAAACAGCAGAACATTTTGTCCAGATTTATGATTAATAATATGGGAAGGACCTGTCAGTTTTCTCTGAATAGAAGGCAAGGTTCAGAAGTCCTTACAAATGCAGAAGTCAGATTGTGTTTCTGTGACTTCAATAAAGCATGTGATGTCAGCATTCTATGGTAAAGaatagaaagaaggaaataaacaaaagaacTTTTAAGTGAGATGAAAAAAGCGCAGGTAAGTTGCAGATAGTTCTTCAAGGATCAAGTCACAGACTGTGCCtgtttggccaaatttagaaatatatcctctgagagaaggctCTCTGAGAGAGACTATCAGACTCAGCCCTCCTTATCATCGCTTGGTCGATAGCTGGATCACATGACAGGGATCCCTAATGCCTCACGTCAGCACTGTCCAACATCACATCatcacctgcagcatcccaaatACGGACCATCCAACTTATTATGGATTCATCAGACCGTCGGGTGTAGTCctttattaatttcctttatatAGTCCTTTATATAAATTccttaattaatttctgggcatggggtagcgataggggatacacatcacaaagtTACCCCAAGACATTGGCCCAGAGCTCTCCTTGGATACCAATACAACTATTTATCAACTTACACCctggttttgtgctgtgttCTGCTTATGTGGTACATAGTGTTTGAATTCAGTCCTTATGAATTTAATCCTTACAACTGTTAAGAGCAGCCTGGTCTGAAGCTGGTCCACTTAGCAGAGCCCTAAATTCCGTGTGCTGCACTTCCTTAACATGCAGCAGGAGGTTAACAGGTGAATGTGTAGACtggcccagagctgccagcagagctaCTAACCAGTGTTAATTCATGTAATCAATCCACAGCTTTACCTcgaaaaacagaaataaagaaaagctggTCTCCTATATGCTACGAGTTGAAGGTGTTAAATTTATTGACATAACACTAGATTTGTTTCAACAGAGAGCGAGCTTATGCCAACAAGCTCATGCCAGCAGGGAATTAAGTaacatttcatttgaaatgtgGCATTGTGCATTTTCTGGAACCTTTTATAACATTGAGTGGCTCATCACACATACATGAGGCTAAGAATTACTGAAACAGAATCATTAACACTCCGAAGTTTGAGGATATTTAGATGTTTCATTGTCCAAAAACTTTACTTCAAAAATGTATCTGGTCCCCTGAAGAGACTCTGTTTTCCAGGTCAGGACTGATTCTATCACCTTTCTCTCCTGTTAGCATTGAGTTTGTGATACTTGATCTTCTGTAACAGGGCTGTGAGCACTTCACTGTCAAGGCTGATGGCAGAACATCACTGTCATTTCTTTACTTCAGAAGCTGCTAATCTGTGATGCAGAGGGTAACTCTATTCTTTATCCTCAGTGAATCAATCCTGTTTAGGTACAAGTGTCCCTATGTCACAGAGATATCTATAATTCAGTCACAAAAGGCTGGTAGCATTTTAAAGGCTCCCAAACTGATTTATACATAGTCAATGCATATTCTGAATTTCATGATAAATAATGCTTCAGTACCTGCTCTTTCATTCTTATTGTGTACTTCACATATTTGTATATGATTGCTTGAAAATCACAAGGGTACAGCTACCTCAAATCACAGTTTTacctctctgtttcttttctctcatgaCATAAATTACTAAGTGGTGTACTGTCATCAACTCTAGCAGGAAGCCATAAAATCTCTTCCTCAACAATTTTAAAACTTCCGCCAGAGGTTTTTTGAAATTTGTGCTATATATGCTGTTTTTCTCAGTCTAGAGAAGAACTAATGTCGATGGCAATATGcagaaaataagcagaaatattttagcaacAAATCTTTATTTAGagttgaaataattaaaaaacaaaactcaattttcctttccttgcctttctgaACATGCACACAGCTGGTAAGTTGGCATAATGGTCTTTCTAATTGAAAGAAATAACTACAAAAACATACCCAAGGTCcaaatattgtaaaatattgatgtattaattttacagttttatggAAAAAGATAAAGAGATTTAACCAATATCAAGGATACACTCTTCAGTACGACAAAGTCCCACTAGATGAAGGCACCTCAGCTGCAATAATAGAAGGAATAAGTGGAAGTACGACAGTTTAAAACACATGCTATAGAAAGGTAGCAATGTTGAAAGAATTTTGAgggaaacattttattttgcccAGATTTGGCTATCaactaaaaaattaaaaatcacagaaatagcCACTTTTACTATGAGCCATATGAGCCATCTCATAAAACTCAAGTGtcaagcagctgtgctggaatcTTTGGGTTTATGTGTAACATAAGCTGCACCTTTGGAATTCTTTTGGAAGCCCTGCAGAATTAAGAGAACAACAAAATTTTTCTCTAAATCCCATTTATATTTAGCCACTAGCtcaaaagaaatctttccaaaGTACACGGACAGGTTCTCTACTTTAAGAATTTTCCCCTTCAACCCAAGCCTTATGTAGCTTTCAGGTATGTTAGATTTTACAAAGGAGGCCACAGATTGATTTTTCTTGACTTTCCTTGACCTTTCTTgttctgaaatagaaattttaataaCTAACTTAATAAACATGATCAGTGACTCTCTTCATGATGCTTCCATCCTACAAACCTCATGTTGTGCTTTCAGATCACAGGGACCACATGTAATATTCCACAGGATAATTAGTTGCCAATAATTTTGGTATCTACCAACTTGAATTCATGGGTCCATCCTTGTTCCAGGTGGCATTCTCCCAGAGGTGATGATCCCTCAGTGCATGACTGACAAAGTGCTTAacatcagaaaggaaaataaaatatggaagTCAGCCTTCAGAACCTTTTTCACTTGGAGAGGTGATTTTTTAGGTATTATCAATGAATTCTCATGTATATTCCTAAGAGAACATTGTTGATGAggtggcattttaaaaaaaggtatttttatttgaaaggatTTTACCAACAAAAATCTCTATCTTAGCATTTTGATTTCTATAGTTGTGTTCTGCAAATACTTTAAGACTAAAAATGGTGGATGTaactagaaaaaggaaaagcaagaggtgagtgataaaaataaatctgtaggATGAAGAAATATGTTCAAAGGCTGCCTCCAGTGGCTTTTGGAGTAGAAGGAAATCACTGTTTGCACCAGTATCCTGTGCTACTACACCTAGATGTTTCAAGTGGGAATGAAATGAGAAAGGATTGATGCCACAGCCAAGAAGCTGTGGAACTACCCACCTCTTTACATGCctttaaatgcctttgaaaTTTTGGCAGTTTCACTAATAAATTTGTTAGTGCATAAAGCaagcaaaaagggaaatttttctTAGCTTGAAAACTTActgaatgctttattttttattagtgATACAAAGGAGCTCACTTAAAGGTAGTTCTTTGTGAAGTCTTCCTAATGCTTTAATCTCTTTGTTATGAACACTGCTTTAGAATGTCAAGGAATAATTACAACTAATAGAGCTTTAGCTCCTTTCAATGATACAGTGAGTTCAGAGGTAAGATAACTATATTCCAGTCTTCCAGACATTTTCTGAAGCAAGATTTTGAAACAGTGTTGACATAGCTTAGCTGGAAAGGCTTCCAGAAGATACCTAATTATTGTGAACACTGTCATTTCAGAGCAGATTTGTATTTGTGCTTAAGTACTGTATATATTGGTTTTTAGACAGAAATGACTGTATTTCTACTTGAAAGAACTGACTGTTGCTGTCATGTTGCACTCCACCAATGCATGTTGTGAAACCCTAACAGACCCAATTTTACCacatatttgttctttttcattacTTTGAACATTGTCCCTGTGTGTTCTGGTAGGCAAACAGGAACATGAATGGAACCCTAGGTTTATGAAATGGGAGTTTATGAAATGGGAGTGTTCATGTTCCTGATTAGGAGAATGATTTGCTATCCATTGTGTTTCATCTTTCTGACAGCCCTCTGTCCCCCGAGCCAAGACACCTCCCATGCCCGGAAGGCAGTCTCCAGGTGaggccccagcccagcctgggctgacactgggtgctgctgcagaaagaggTGGGGCtaccacagccacagctcccttCACCCTTCCACCCACCTgagttcagctgctgctgctgctgctgctgctttgccagtgGCAGAGTTGTCCCTGTGCACTGTAACCTCAGCATCCTCGGAGCACCCAGCAGTTTCCAGGCACTTGCAGCCCTCTCAtgaatgtctttctttttccccaagtgGCTGACTTCTGTTTTTCAAGGCTACTGTTTTCCATCTCCTCGCTTAAATACTGTAAGTACAGCTTCTGCTGTGGCTCTTTAGTTACTGCCTTTGTGAAATTCACCTCTCTTGTACTGAATAGTTAGAGTTACTTGCTCAAAGTCTCTGAGGTTTGTTGTGGTCTCTGCTCCTGTTTGTGGTGTTCAAATGGACCTTTAGCATTTCAGTTTTTAGCTGGATTAAAACATGAAACCAAAACAACTCAAAATGTTGGTGGTTTcctggctgctgttttcctaCTTTGTAGTAAATTGCCAGTGTGTCCTTCCTCTGAATGCTGGTGCATAGTGAAGTAGAAGTGAGAAGAGAAGCATTTCCATCCCTATTTGTTTGCTGGAACCAGTTTTCTAAGAACACAAAGAAGTGGAACTAATGTATGTTGATCAGCTCTCAGGGTGCTGAGGCAGGTAattctgctgcctgctgaaaTCTACCTGGCCCAGGTTTTAGGAAGGAGCTAGGTTGGAGGGTATCTGTCTGGCTCAGTTCCTTGGGTTCTGAAGCTGAAGTAAAGGAATACATGACTAAGGACCTcaggtggctgcagcagtgtgaTTACACACTCAAACTAAAAATCATCCCAGAACCCTGAGGCTGCAGCAAGAAGGCCTATTTCAAGCTGTCTTGCTTCCTGACCCAATTTGGTGTCACTGTGAACTCCATGGTGTCACCCCAATTCTGTATTCTTACAGACATTCCACATAAATGTTATTATCGTCTATGGGTTATTCTCTCTTTAATTGCATCCTAGGAGTTGCAGAAAGAACATCAGTGTGTTGGCACTCTGAAGACACCACAGACTAACTTTTCATATCGACAGTGCCCAGAGATATTTTCAGTTGAAGAGCACACTTGCAATTCTGGCCaaatttccagtaaaatttGCACAGCTGCCCaaaatcttgcctttttttctgtacaaaaccTCACATAATTTTTGCAATTGTATTTTACACTCTGAATTGGAAATTGGAGGGAATAAGCATGGCACCAActatttaaaatggaattgaTTTAGGATACCAAAATAAGGGGCACTGTCTGAGAGTTTTGACTGTCTTCTTCAGACTTCTTCCtatgtttgtcttttttgtttgattggtttcCTCTTTATGTTTATTCTCCTGTTCCACTGCACTTTATCTTGATAGGAAGgactgataaaaaaaattatcaggtGTTTTAGTGCTGTTCTGTCTAAACTTGATTCAAGGATATGGAATACACATGATAAGGAGACTGCATTTTTCCCAGGGGGAATCTGTGTGTAGTAAAGAATACATATTCTGTAGCATTTGAAGTTCTCCTTATGCCTCCTGTGTTATTGCTCTTTGCATCTCTAATTCTCCAGATAGTTTGTGTGTTTTGCATATATACTAGATATAATAATGCCAAAATCTTACCTAATTTTCTAATATAAGCCAGAAAAGAATTTGCCCTCTTCCAGTCTTGCAACAGCTACTGAATGAGTTCATAACATGCCTACACTCGCCTAATACAGTTTATGGTCTGGTTTACCATTATTACCATCTTTCTGAGTTGGACTTTCCATGAAAGACTGCCTGTTTATAACTGTTACTTGTttgcagtaatttaaaataGCATTCGACTAGGACTCTTTAAGCATCTGCTATTAACCTGATTTTGCTGACAATCCAAGCACAGGAGTTTAAGGGAAGAAGTCTTGGTCTAAAGGAGCAGTTCTAACATAGGCTATGGTCACTTCAAACTCTTTGCTTCAGGTTTTCATGTTCTAAATGTCATTAACAATTTCTAGGTGCAAACCTAACTTCCAGCATTAGGGTTCACTGgtatttattgcatttatttttctgaataccTGTATAAATCATCTCTTGGGGTACCCACAAGAGTTATGTGGCAATGAACTACATAACATCAGAATCACTGGGATTTTATACACTTCTTTTCAGGTATCTTCTTGAAGGATGGAATTTGTATGGAAACGATGGTGGTCTCTTCAGCTGGGCTGTATATTGATAGTGAATTTGGTTTATGCCAATCTAGAGTATCAAAAAGAAACTCCTCCAAGCCTGCGTGAGATTGACCATCAGTGCTGGCAGGTATCGTCCCAAGGGCTGGTGGAAATGAAGAAACTCAAGGTAGCAGATACAGTTATTGCTCTCTGGGACTTCATGATGTTCCTAAAGGAATCCCCTAAGCCCAAGCACAATGAACTCTTCAATGACTTAGCCCAGAACTTCTGGGATATGTATGTAGACTGTGTGCTCTCAAGAT
It encodes the following:
- the FAM237B gene encoding protein FAM237B — its product is MEFVWKRWWSLQLGCILIVNLVYANLEYQKETPPSLREIDHQCWQVSSQGLVEMKKLKVADTVIALWDFMMFLKESPKPKHNELFNDLAQNFWDMYVDCVLSRSHGMGRRQLTSPKYSSTYSHRTLEGSAFTNPF